The Streptomyces sp. cg36 genomic interval CCAGCAGTCGGCGCCGGGTGGCGCGGGACTCTGCCGGGTCCTCGCAGAAGCAGGAGTTGGTGTCCGGCTCCGCGATCTGCAGCGCGGTGTGCACCAGATCCCCGACGAACAGGGCCTGATCGGCGCCGGATTCCAAGGTCAGCACGGACGAGCCGGGGGTGTGCCCGGGAGCGGGATCGAGGCGCAGGTTCTTGTCGATCCGGTACGACCCCTCCCACAGGTGGGCCAGTCCCGCCTGATGGACGGGCGTGACGCTGTCCTCGAAGACGTTCTGGTTTCCGCGGCCGAGCACACTCCTGTACCCATTGGCCGGGTCCCAGAACGCGAAGTCCGGCCGGGGCATCAGGTACGTGGCGTTCGGGAAGGTCGGCACCCAGTCCCTGCCGTCGAGGCGGGTGTTCCAGCCGACGTGATCGATGTGCAGATGGGTGTTGACCACGATGTCCACGTCCTCGGGCCGCACACCGGCGGCGGCGAGGTTGTCGAGGTAATCCGTGTCCAAGCGGTTCCACACCGGTGCGTAGGGCCGGTCCTTGTGGTTGCCCACACCGGTGTCGACAAGAATCGTGCGCCCCTCGCTGCGCAGCAGCCAGGACTGGACCGCGGTGCGGCACTCGTCCGTCCGCGGATCCCAGAAGTCGGGCGCCAGCCAGTCACGGTGCTCAGCCCACGAACCGTCGGGGCTGTCCGGGAAGAACGTGCCGGGGGACATCTCGGCCGAGCCGTAGAACTCCCTGACACGGGTGACGGTGACATCACCAAGAATGATCTGCTCAGGGGTCTGATCCATGGGGTCCGTCCTCGGGCCGGGTGTACGTCGCTGGACGGGAACGAGCTTGGACGCATGGCCGGGCACGAGCCACTCCCCTCCTTTCCCACCCCTGGCAGGGTGTGGCTGGGGCGAGCCGCACCCTGAATACTGGGGCGATGAACGCACCCGGCCCGCTCGGCACCTTCCTCCAAGCCCGACGAGCCAGGCTGCGACCCGAGGACGTAGGTCTGCGCGACCTCGGGCCCCGCAGACGGGTGGCCGGCCTGCGGCGCGAGGAACTGGCGCAGCTGGCCGGCGTCAGCGTCTCCTACTACGCACGGCTCGAACAGGGCCAGTCCCGCGGAGCCTCGCCCGAGGTACTCGACGCGATCGCCCGTGCCCTCCTGCTCGACCACCACGAACGCGCGCACCTCGGCCGGCTCGCCGAGGCCGGCCGCCACACACGCGGCCCGCGCCGCCCGCGGCCGGAGAGGCTCACCGACGAAACCCACGACCTCCTGCGCGCCCTCGACGGCGTCCCTGTGATGGTCCTCGGCCGCCGTACGGACGTACTGGCCTGGAACACCCTCGGCCATGCCCTGCTCGCCGGTCACCTGGGCATCCTCGACCCGCAAGACCCGGTACTGCGTCCGAACATGAGCCGGATGCTGTTCCTCGACCCGCACTGCCAGGACCTGTACACGGACCGGAAACGCAAGGCGCGCGCCGTGGTCGGCAACCTGCGGATCGCCGCCGGCAGACATCCGCAGGACCCGCTCCTCGCGGCACTGATCGGCGAACTGACAATGAAGAGCGCGGAGTTCGCCGCACTGTGGGCGGACCACCGCGTGGCGCCGTGCGATGCCGCGTCGTACGAGCTGCACCATCCCGTCGTCGGCACGGTGACGGTGACTCAGCAGACCCTGTCCATCGCCCGCGCACCGGAACAGACACTCATTGTCTGCACCACCCCCGCCGGCTCCCCCTCCGAACAGGCCCTCACACTCCTGCGGCAAGCGAGCAGCAGCATGCCCCGCACGCGCACGACCCCCGGTGAGGACGACGACACGGCGGTGAGACAGAACACCGCGGCCACGCGATAGGGCAACCGATAAACACCCGTCACGGGAGAGCGGCAGAAATAGAGGGCGAGACCCTGCCTGCCCCAAAGACAGGCTGTTGATGACAGCCCTGCTCGCAACTCCTCGACGGCACTTGTCTGGACCTCTACGCCTTACGGGACCGAACCGGCCAGCGCGATCGGACCCGCCGGGTTGACGTACCCGTGGGGGGTGGACTTGGCGAAGCCGTCTGTCGACGCTCCAGCGGGAAAGTGCCACGGCCGGTCGAGTTCGACCGAGCACGGACCGGCCGGCCGACGGTGGTGACCGGAGAATCACCTGGCCACCGCCCGGCGGAGAGATCATCATGGAGGAATGTCTGAGAACCGACGCCCTGCAGCACCGACCGCGGTGCGACTCCCCCAGTACACCAAAGCGGATCAGGAAGAGATCCTCGGCACCAGCGATGATCCCTTCGGTGTCGCCTCGGCCGGTCTGACCTGGTTGCCGAAGGAAGAGCACTTCGGCATCAGACACGACGGCCGGCTCGTGGCACACGCCGGCCTGCGGCTCCTGTCTGTCGCGGTCGGCGACACCAGGACAGAGGTGGTGGGTGTCGGCGGCGTGGCCGTCTCACCCCGCGTGCAAGGCCAGGGCCTGGCCCGGCTCGTCGTCACAGCCGCCCTGGAACACGCCCGCGCCATGGGCCCTCACCACGCACTCCTGTTCTGCCGCCCTCCCCTCGTCCCGCTCTACCAGCGACTCGGATGGCAGCCTCTCGACAACGACGTCACCGTCGAACAACCCGAGGACCGCTTGGTGACCATGCCGTTGCGGACCATGGTGACGCCCTTGAGCGACGATGCCCGCTGGCCTTCAGGGCCAGTACGCCTGTACTCGCTCCCCATGTGACGAAAGGCCAGCCAGCACCGCGACCAGAGGCCGCCCACCAGCGCCTGGGCTCGACTGCATACCCGACCCGCCTCGGCTGGTTGTTCGCCAACCAATCCAGTCGTCACAGGTCGACAACAACAGAACGGGTAGCTACCGACCCGGCAGATCGACCAGCCCTTCCCGGCGCGTACAGGCAAAACGCCCCGTCCTGAGCCCTCGTCAGGCTGGGGTGGCGCCCGTGTTCCGGATCATCTGCTGGAGCACTTTCAGTGTGGTGACGTAGTCGGCGTCATCGATGCCCTGGTGGATGCGCGCCCGGATGGCCGGGGCGTGCTGCTGGAGGCCGACACGAGCCTCCTCGCCCGAGGAAGTGATCCACAGTCGTCCCCCGGTGTCGCGGGTGAGCCAACCGCGCTCCAGCAGGACTTCCGCCTCTGCCGTCAGGTCGTCTTCGGGCCGGATGTAAGAGCTCATGGCCTGCTGGAGTTCGGGGATCGTCATGCCGCGGCCGTCGGAGGAGATGTCGTTCTTCGACAGGTTGCGCAGCAGCCAGAACTGGGGCTGGGTGAAGCCCAGTTCGGCCTGCTGGGCTCGGGTGAACGCGATGATGGCCTCATAGGCCAATCCGGTCCAGTACGCAGCCGGCTGAGCGGCGAGTCCGGCATCGGATATGTGCTGGGTCGTCATGTGCGGTGCCCCCTTGGAAGTGATCGCTGATACAAGCACCGTAGAACCTCAAGCAAGCTTGAGGTCAAGATCGATCTCCGTGCTGCCCTGCTGGAAATTTTGCCGGGGCGGCCCGCAGCCGCCCGCGGGGCAGGAGCTGGACACCAATTGCGTGTCTCAGCTGCCCGGGCAAACCTTTGTTGGAAGTGCGTGCCGCAGCTCGGGATGGACGGTGGGTTTGCGGGGCGGTGTGACCGAGGCGTTCACGCCCCGGTGCTCCCGCTGTTCCGCTCGACCGGAATCCACAGCTGGGAGTCGGTCTCCGCGCCGATCTCCACCGGCCGCGTCCGCAGGAGCTCCGGACCTGCCCGGCTCGTGTACGGGTTCGAGGGGAACCACTGTGTGAACACGTCCCGCCAGAGTTCCTGGAGGGCGCTCGGGTAGGGCCCGTGGTGGTCGAAGACGGCCCAGGTCCCGGCCGGCACGTCGAGGGCGTCGAGCTCCTCGGCAGCTGCCTCGGGACCGGTCACCACGCCGATCCAGTAGTCGGCTTCGGCGCCCTCGTCCCGGCTGTCGGTCAAGTACACCACCGCCGACAAGATCCCGTACGGCTCCTGGCCGGCCAGCTCCTTCATCCGTACGATCGCCGCCTTGTCCAGGCTCTCCAGGTGCGCCACCGCCGCCGTGTTGAGCCCCTCTGGTACGAGTGGGAGCCGGGCCTTCTTGCCGATCACCCGAAACGGCTTCTTCTCCACGATCCGGTAGCACATGGGCGTACTGCCTTCCACGACCACACGGAACGACATGCGCGGCTGCGCGGTGAGCACCGCACCCGTGCGCCGGGCCTCGCCCGGTCCGATGCCGTGCACCGACCGGAACGCCCGGGCGAACGCCTCTCCCGAGCCGTACCCGTACCGGACCGCGATGTCGAGCAGCGTCAGGTCCCCGGCCAGCACCTCGGCCCCGGCGAGGGTCATGCGCCGGCGCCGCACATAGACCGGGAGCGGCATCCCGGCGAGCGCCGCGAACAGCCGCCGGAAGTGGTACTCCGAGACCGCGGCGATCCGGGCCACCTCCGCCATGTCGACCTCCCGGTCGAGGCAGTCGTCAAGATGGGCCAGCGCTTGATTCAGCCGCTCCAGCACGCCTGTCCGTCCTTTCTTCTCGCTTCCCCACCGCCGCACGCAGTTGGGCATCGACCGATCGACCGGACATGGGCCGACCGTGGGGCCAAGGCGGGAGCGGTTCCGCGCGGCCGTCAGGCCGCCTTGCTGAAGTATCGAAGCCGTGGTCGCGCCAGCCCGACAAAGCTCGTGCGGGAATTGTCGGGCAGGGAGCCCTGACCCAGCATGAGACTTACGCCCATGACTGATGTCAAGGGTTTCTGTGAGCCGCGGTTTGAGGCAGTCCGGGCGGCTCTTGCCGCTCTGCTCGGAAAGGACGACGTGGGTGCCTCGGCGGCCGTTTACGTTGACGGCGAGCCGGTGGTCGACATCTGGGGCGGATACGCCGATGTGGACCGCTCCGTCGCCTGGGAGCGCGACACCCTCATCGGTGTGAACTCGACGACCAAGAACGTGGTCGCCCTGTGCGCGCTGATCCTGGCCGACCGGGGCGAGCTCGCTCTGTCCGCGCCGGTCGCCGCCTATTGGCCCGAGTTCGCCGCGGCCGGCAAGGAGAAGGTGCTGGTGCGGCACGTACTGTCGCACACCGCGGGGCTGCCGGACCTGTCCGGGCCGACGACGGTCGAGGAGCTCTACGACTGGGAGGGCGTCACGGCAGGGCTGGCCGCGCAGGCGCCCGAATGGGAGCCGGGAACGGCCGCCGGCTATCACGCGCTCAGCTTCGGCTTTCTTGTGGGGGAGATCGTCCGGCGCGTCACGGGCCGCGGTCTTGGCGAGTTCTTCGCCGAAGAAGTGGCCCAACCTCTGGGTGCGGACTTCCACATCGGCCTCCCCATCGGACATGACCACCGCGTCGCACCCCTCATCGCACCGGTGTCACTGACCGACGAGTACGCCGCCAGTGCACCGTTCGGACCGGAGGGCACCCGCCGGGAGAACACCGGTGTGACGATCCGGGTCAAGGATGCCAACTCCTCGGCCTGGCGCCGCGGGCAGATCCCTGCGGTGAACGGCTTCGGTAACGCCCGCTCCGTCGCCCTGGTTCAGTCGGCATTGGCGAACCAGGGGTCGGCCGGCGGCGTGCGGCTGCTCTCCCCCAGGGGGTGCGAGCCCGCATGGCAGGAGATGTTCCGCGGCACGGACCGCGTGCTGGGCACCTCGATGTGCTGGACGGTGGGCTTCGGCAAGTTCGGCAACACCTTCGGCTGGGGCGGCTGGGGCGGCTCGCTGGTCGCCAGCGATCCCGACTCCCGCATGACGGTGGCCTATGTCATGAACCAGATGATCGACCGGGATCGGCAGGAGGACCATCGCGGCATGGAGATCCTCATGGCCGCCTACAGCGGACTCCGCTGAGAGGCACTCCAACGACGCGGTACGCGAATGTCAGCGGGACACGGTAACGCGTCACGGCCATCACCAACCCGTACGTCCACCGTCGTGCCACTGCCCGACTGCTGCCCCGGCGCACGGGGCGTTGATGGCCGAGGCACAATGGCGATCATGAGTTTGCGTCGTGAGACGGCGAGCTCCCCGGCCCGGTGGCCTGGGTAGTGGGGACCTTGGTTCGTGGCTGGTGGACTCACCTTCGTATGCGCCGCACGGATTCACTTGAGCGGTGCGGCCAACCGCCGGGATGCCAGGGCCGCGGGCATCGTCGGCGGGCTCGGCGCACTGGCGTTGTCCGCCACGGCCCTGATCGCAGGAATCGGATAGCCGGCCCCACACCGCTCGCCGCATCCACGATCGCGTACCGCGTCGTCAGGGCTCGCAGCGAATCAACATGCTGATCTGATCTCGGTGAGGCTGCTGTCCGGGGGCGCGGCGCACCCCCTGGCCTCCGCCTGGCGCGGGCCGCGCCCGCGTCGGCCATCCCGTGAACGGCCGCCTCACCGAGGCGGCCGTCATGGTGGAGCGGTGGGGCGAACGGGTCAGGCGGGTGTGAGGGAGAAGGCGCCGGCGCGGTCGGCGTACTGGACGATGTGGGCGCGGGAGATGTCGTAGCGGCCCGCTTCCACCGAAAGCCAGGCGCCGGAGCTCTGGACCTGCATGGTGAACGTGTCGGTGCCCGGGATGCGGTTGAGCCAGAACTTCTGGTTGCCGTAGATGTACCCGTTGCAGTCGCCCTCGGTCACCCAGTTGCCGTCCTGGACGTCCCACAGCGTCAGACAGGCCCCGTTCTTCTGGTTCTTGAAGATGTAGTCGGCCGTCGAGGTGTCACCCGGCCAGTGGCACACCCGCCACTTCTGGTTGGCGACGCCCACGTACTGGTACTGGAGCACGGCGCCCTTCGCATCGGGCCCCTGGGAGATGTCGAAGACCATGTTGTTGGACGTGTTGATGCGGTACCAGCCCGGATCGCAGATCCACCCGTCGCGGGTGGGGTCGGGCGAGGCGGTGGCGGGCACGGCGGTGAGCAGCAGTGCCGCACAGGCCGCGGACAAGGCGCCGAGCAGGCGGACGCGCCGCACGGCAGTACGAAGGGGTCTCTTCACGGTCGTTGCTCCTCGGTCGAAGACGGTGGCGGCCGGATTGCGGGCGGGTGTCAGCACACGCCGAGCCGGTCCTGGGCCACCCTGCGCACCGACCCCGCGGGCTCCGGCACACAGTTGCGCACGACCGTGCCGATCTCCGGGTTCTCGTAGGTGGTGTAGGTGCCCACCCCGCCCTTCACCGCGTTGACCCAGACGCCGGTGGTGGAGCCGGTCTGGGCGCAGACGTACTTCACGTACTGGCCGTCGACGCGCCGAGTACCCCGGTAGAGCCCGTAGTAGCCGGGCTGGTTGAAGCTCCAGGTGTTGGTGACCGTGCTGCTGGTGGTCGAGGAGGTGGTGGTGGACACCGAGAAGCCGACCTTCATCTTCACCCGGGCGAACAGGCCGCCGAGCGAGGCGGAGATCTGCTGGCTCTGGTTGACCGTGGTGGTCACCGAGTCGACCCGGGTCAGCGACTCGGTGCGCTGGCCCGTGGTACCCGGGGTGATGTTGATGGCGAGGAAGTCGGTGACGACCGGGGTGACCTGGGCGGTGGCGTCGTAGTAGACGGTGTCGACCGCGGGGTTGCAGCTGCTGGAGGCGGGCGGCAGCGGGCCGGGGTCGGCGTGGGCGGGCGAGGTGAGCAGGGTGGTCGCGGTCAGCGCGGCGCTCGCCAGGACGCCCGCGCGCACGGCGTGGCCACGCGACGGTCTCAGGGGTCTCATTGCGGGTGTGCTCCTCATGTCGTGGCCCTGCGGCCGGGAGACGGACCCGGGCCCGGGGTGCCTCCCCCGTCTGCGACAGCGGCACCCCGGGCCCGGCCGCTCCAGTGTCGGGAGGGGGTGCCTCGGCCCTCAACGCCCTTCGATACGTCTCGAATCCGGACAGTCGACCTTGTTGGCCGTACGGTCTTGCCGCCGGATCCCCCGGCGGCAGGCCGCGGCGCGGCGCAACCTGGCCAGCGTCCGGCCCCCACCCCTGCCGCAACGCCAGTGGCGCCCGCCCTCTCGCCCCGGACCACCCGACACGGCTACGCACCGTCCCGATCCGGTGCTCCACAGATGATCCGCAGCAAGCGTCGCCCCCTCGTCGTCAACCGCATGAACGCTCAGCCGATCCGCCACAGCGAACGCACT includes:
- a CDS encoding serine hydrolase domain-containing protein → MTDVKGFCEPRFEAVRAALAALLGKDDVGASAAVYVDGEPVVDIWGGYADVDRSVAWERDTLIGVNSTTKNVVALCALILADRGELALSAPVAAYWPEFAAAGKEKVLVRHVLSHTAGLPDLSGPTTVEELYDWEGVTAGLAAQAPEWEPGTAAGYHALSFGFLVGEIVRRVTGRGLGEFFAEEVAQPLGADFHIGLPIGHDHRVAPLIAPVSLTDEYAASAPFGPEGTRRENTGVTIRVKDANSSAWRRGQIPAVNGFGNARSVALVQSALANQGSAGGVRLLSPRGCEPAWQEMFRGTDRVLGTSMCWTVGFGKFGNTFGWGGWGGSLVASDPDSRMTVAYVMNQMIDRDRQEDHRGMEILMAAYSGLR
- a CDS encoding MBL fold metallo-hydrolase; the protein is MDQTPEQIILGDVTVTRVREFYGSAEMSPGTFFPDSPDGSWAEHRDWLAPDFWDPRTDECRTAVQSWLLRSEGRTILVDTGVGNHKDRPYAPVWNRLDTDYLDNLAAAGVRPEDVDIVVNTHLHIDHVGWNTRLDGRDWVPTFPNATYLMPRPDFAFWDPANGYRSVLGRGNQNVFEDSVTPVHQAGLAHLWEGSYRIDKNLRLDPAPGHTPGSSVLTLESGADQALFVGDLVHTALQIAEPDTNSCFCEDPAESRATRRRLLGRASENHALVFPAHFGGHGAAEIARSGSKFAIKQWAGFSRIS
- a CDS encoding helix-turn-helix domain-containing protein, encoding MNAPGPLGTFLQARRARLRPEDVGLRDLGPRRRVAGLRREELAQLAGVSVSYYARLEQGQSRGASPEVLDAIARALLLDHHERAHLGRLAEAGRHTRGPRRPRPERLTDETHDLLRALDGVPVMVLGRRTDVLAWNTLGHALLAGHLGILDPQDPVLRPNMSRMLFLDPHCQDLYTDRKRKARAVVGNLRIAAGRHPQDPLLAALIGELTMKSAEFAALWADHRVAPCDAASYELHHPVVGTVTVTQQTLSIARAPEQTLIVCTTPAGSPSEQALTLLRQASSSMPRTRTTPGEDDDTAVRQNTAATR
- a CDS encoding GyrI-like domain-containing protein, with amino-acid sequence MLERLNQALAHLDDCLDREVDMAEVARIAAVSEYHFRRLFAALAGMPLPVYVRRRRMTLAGAEVLAGDLTLLDIAVRYGYGSGEAFARAFRSVHGIGPGEARRTGAVLTAQPRMSFRVVVEGSTPMCYRIVEKKPFRVIGKKARLPLVPEGLNTAAVAHLESLDKAAIVRMKELAGQEPYGILSAVVYLTDSRDEGAEADYWIGVVTGPEAAAEELDALDVPAGTWAVFDHHGPYPSALQELWRDVFTQWFPSNPYTSRAGPELLRTRPVEIGAETDSQLWIPVERNSGSTGA
- a CDS encoding RICIN domain-containing protein, translating into MKRPLRTAVRRVRLLGALSAACAALLLTAVPATASPDPTRDGWICDPGWYRINTSNNMVFDISQGPDAKGAVLQYQYVGVANQKWRVCHWPGDTSTADYIFKNQKNGACLTLWDVQDGNWVTEGDCNGYIYGNQKFWLNRIPGTDTFTMQVQSSGAWLSVEAGRYDISRAHIVQYADRAGAFSLTPA
- a CDS encoding GNAT family N-acetyltransferase, coding for MSENRRPAAPTAVRLPQYTKADQEEILGTSDDPFGVASAGLTWLPKEEHFGIRHDGRLVAHAGLRLLSVAVGDTRTEVVGVGGVAVSPRVQGQGLARLVVTAALEHARAMGPHHALLFCRPPLVPLYQRLGWQPLDNDVTVEQPEDRLVTMPLRTMVTPLSDDARWPSGPVRLYSLPM
- a CDS encoding MarR family transcriptional regulator, which encodes MTTQHISDAGLAAQPAAYWTGLAYEAIIAFTRAQQAELGFTQPQFWLLRNLSKNDISSDGRGMTIPELQQAMSSYIRPEDDLTAEAEVLLERGWLTRDTGGRLWITSSGEEARVGLQQHAPAIRARIHQGIDDADYVTTLKVLQQMIRNTGATPA